One genomic region from Chlamydia poikilotherma encodes:
- a CDS encoding MFS transporter, with amino-acid sequence MDISIQKKSFRALVITHFLTILNDNLYKFLLVFFLLEGKSLTENAKILSYVSLFFALPFLLLAPLAGSLSDRYQKRNIILATRLVEIVCTSLGLYFFYIQSAVGGYVVLILMASHTAIFGPAKMGILPEMLPLDYLSKANGVMTAMTYTGSILGSCFAPLLVDLTKNLAVNCYVLSTSFCVISSIVSTFVSLRIRPSNIKNRSQKITYVSFKDLWEILKDTRHVHYLTLSIFLVALFLLVGAYTQVEIIPFVEFTLGYPKHYGGYLFPLVALGVGVGSYVTGWLSGKDIKLGYVPIMTLGLGIAFMGLYAISCSLVGVMFFLLLLGFLGGVYQVPLHAYVQYASPEHKRGQILAANNFLDFVGVLIAAGIVRILGSGLSLPPETSFLYIGIIIFCIGLWILWIWKELVYRLVLSAVLVRQLGSYLRLPKSIIPVCYMVRTRSYQEVRRVLAMLPKTIRSTVVILDQKLQPGWTTRIISYCVPTVISNLNDTSDHSMKEAWAVLQAKRLQVLLKKQPDLCVICLGKEENIEIFSKVLLEQGINIKNVHLSCNKVSYRRKIYDLSLNEAEEA; translated from the coding sequence ATGGATATATCAATACAGAAAAAGTCTTTTCGTGCTTTAGTAATAACGCATTTTCTTACGATATTAAATGATAATCTCTACAAATTTCTTTTAGTTTTTTTCCTTCTTGAAGGAAAAAGTTTGACAGAGAATGCGAAGATATTATCTTACGTAAGTTTATTCTTTGCTTTGCCATTTCTATTGCTAGCACCTTTAGCTGGAAGTTTATCAGATAGATATCAGAAGCGAAACATTATCTTGGCCACGCGTCTAGTAGAGATTGTTTGTACATCGTTAGGGTTATATTTCTTCTACATACAATCTGCGGTTGGTGGTTATGTAGTTTTGATCCTTATGGCAAGTCATACAGCTATTTTCGGTCCTGCAAAAATGGGGATCCTTCCAGAGATGTTGCCTTTAGATTACTTATCTAAAGCCAACGGCGTAATGACTGCCATGACTTATACAGGAAGTATTTTAGGGTCGTGTTTTGCTCCTTTGCTTGTCGATCTTACAAAGAATCTTGCAGTTAATTGTTACGTACTTTCAACATCATTTTGTGTTATTTCTTCTATTGTAAGTACATTTGTTTCTCTAAGAATACGTCCTAGCAATATTAAAAATCGTAGTCAAAAAATTACTTACGTAAGTTTTAAGGATCTCTGGGAGATCTTAAAAGATACACGTCACGTACACTATCTAACTTTATCTATTTTCCTTGTTGCTCTTTTTCTTTTAGTCGGAGCCTATACACAGGTAGAAATCATTCCCTTTGTAGAATTTACTTTAGGCTATCCTAAGCACTATGGAGGTTATTTATTCCCTCTTGTCGCTTTAGGTGTTGGAGTTGGATCCTATGTTACAGGATGGCTTTCTGGGAAAGATATTAAATTAGGTTATGTACCCATCATGACTTTAGGCTTAGGCATTGCCTTCATGGGTCTTTATGCTATCTCATGTTCTCTAGTTGGTGTGATGTTTTTCCTTCTCCTTTTAGGATTTTTAGGTGGGGTATATCAAGTACCACTACATGCTTATGTACAATACGCTAGTCCTGAACATAAGCGAGGACAAATTCTGGCTGCAAATAACTTTTTAGATTTTGTCGGAGTGTTAATTGCAGCAGGAATCGTAAGGATTTTAGGATCAGGCTTGAGTTTGCCCCCAGAGACGAGCTTTTTGTATATAGGGATAATCATTTTCTGTATAGGTTTATGGATTTTATGGATTTGGAAAGAGTTGGTCTATCGTTTGGTGCTCAGTGCTGTATTAGTAAGGCAGCTGGGAAGCTATCTTAGACTGCCCAAGTCAATAATTCCTGTTTGTTACATGGTGCGCACCCGTTCTTATCAAGAAGTGCGTCGTGTATTAGCTATGCTACCAAAAACCATACGCAGCACGGTCGTGATATTAGATCAGAAATTACAACCAGGCTGGACAACTAGAATAATTTCCTACTGTGTGCCTACAGTAATTTCTAATCTTAATGATACAAGTGATCATAGTATGAAAGAAGCTTGGGCTGTTTTACAGGCTAAGCGCTTGCAGGTATTGTTAAAAAAACAACCAGATCTATGTGTGATTTGCTTGGGAAAAGAAGAGAATATTGAAATATTTTCTAAGGTGTTGCTGGAACAAGGAATTAATATTAAGAATGTTCACTTGTCATGCAATAAAGTTTCTTACCGAAGAAAAATTTATGATCTATCCTTGAACGAAGCTGAAGAAGCCTAG
- a CDS encoding deoxyribonuclease IV: MQVFPPPQVPLLGAHTSTAGGLQNAIYEGQEIGASTIQMFTANQRQWRRRPLTDSLVYSFKKALEETSLSYIMSHAGYLINPGAPNPEILEKSRICIQQEIEDCISLGINFVNFHPGAAVNDTKEACLDRIVSSFSLMEPLFEDSPPLVVLLETTAGQGTLIGSNFEELGYLIDKLKHKIPVGVCIDTCHIFAAGYDITSPGSWKQVLKNFDDNVGLSYLRTFHLNDSMFPLGQHKDRHAPLGEGDIGIESFKFLMTNEHTRMIPKYLETPGGPDLWTKEIRQLQSFQK, encoded by the coding sequence ATGCAGGTATTTCCGCCTCCCCAAGTTCCTTTGTTGGGTGCTCATACATCCACCGCTGGAGGCCTTCAAAATGCCATTTACGAAGGGCAGGAAATTGGGGCTTCTACTATTCAAATGTTCACCGCTAATCAAAGACAGTGGCGCAGGCGTCCTCTCACTGATTCTCTGGTATATTCTTTTAAAAAAGCTCTTGAAGAGACTTCTCTATCTTATATCATGAGCCATGCTGGCTACTTAATTAATCCCGGGGCTCCTAATCCAGAAATCCTAGAAAAAAGCCGTATCTGCATACAGCAAGAAATCGAGGATTGCATATCTTTAGGAATCAACTTCGTTAATTTTCATCCTGGTGCAGCTGTCAATGATACTAAAGAAGCTTGCTTAGATAGAATTGTTTCAAGTTTTTCCTTGATGGAGCCCTTATTCGAAGACTCCCCTCCCCTTGTCGTCCTTTTGGAAACCACGGCGGGTCAAGGTACCCTTATTGGTAGTAATTTTGAAGAACTTGGCTATCTAATAGACAAACTTAAGCACAAAATTCCCGTAGGAGTTTGCATAGATACCTGTCATATCTTTGCTGCTGGGTACGATATTACCTCTCCAGGGTCTTGGAAGCAAGTACTCAAAAATTTTGATGATAATGTAGGTCTATCATATTTAAGAACTTTCCATCTTAATGATTCCATGTTTCCTTTAGGACAACATAAGGATCGTCATGCACCGTTAGGGGAAGGAGATATCGGTATTGAAAGTTTCAAATTTCTTATGACTAATGAACACACTCGAATGATCCCTAAATATCTAGAGACTCCTGGAGGTCCTGATCTATGGACCAAGGAAATTCGTCAGTTACAAAGTTTTCAGAAATAA
- a CDS encoding cell surface protein, producing MVNPVGPIDESKNIAPADLSTLGMEASAANRSSEAEAISGAAGKPGPSQPSVQTLGRLRFLSSARSALSNFFDKISAFFSGKTIPASFDDAKAQADSAKNALQTATTYDEFKIALQQLQDAVRYMEKLATTDDEKAVANTWKTNLAAQQSTIDKINQLGSILEENKKLLDAIKTTSSIDQITGAAGQIEVNKTTAAALIEELKKAGVNYPVIDNLETSITTSGTEVTTLATALMEAYTAGKNSASAVEEAKANNSPDNIEACKQIIENAKAAIEAALALAPNSPIAKAAQKEQQQAAKDIGKVKPSGGSDVPIGGPGAPGSVGTSQNRGATLGEVRVSMLLADVDNETAAIIMQGFRNMIDNFHAQNSDFIAPLEDVMNQVTDLSTQINPADAEATAQLQEIQQALQDALQGTAGQDGMINALGAITTAASISTGAPIASANQGGSAVKQLYKTGSTASSSKSYADSLSAGYDAYQSLNDVYSRSNASNREVLDRTSTPALTQTVSRTETRPSDNDNAAQRFARTIAGNSNTLGDVYASVGVLQTLLGVLQNNPQANEEEIKQKLTAVITKAPQSGYPHVQLSNDATQKFIAKLEDEFSRGSKRLAEAKEAAFEKQPLFIQQVLVNVASLFSGYLQ from the coding sequence ATGGTTAATCCTGTCGGCCCTATAGATGAATCAAAAAACATTGCTCCTGCAGACCTATCTACCTTAGGTATGGAGGCTAGCGCAGCAAATCGCAGCTCAGAAGCTGAAGCGATATCCGGAGCCGCGGGCAAGCCCGGACCGTCTCAGCCTTCTGTACAAACTTTAGGACGACTGAGATTCCTAAGCTCAGCCAGAAGTGCTCTGTCTAACTTTTTCGACAAAATATCAGCCTTCTTCTCAGGAAAAACAATTCCTGCATCTTTTGATGATGCTAAGGCACAAGCTGATAGCGCTAAAAATGCTTTACAGACCGCGACTACCTATGATGAGTTTAAGATTGCTTTACAACAGCTTCAAGACGCTGTCCGGTATATGGAAAAATTAGCTACTACTGATGATGAGAAAGCAGTGGCTAATACTTGGAAAACTAATCTTGCCGCGCAGCAATCTACTATCGATAAAATTAATCAATTGGGCAGCATCCTCGAAGAGAATAAAAAGCTTTTAGACGCGATAAAGACTACCTCATCTATTGATCAGATTACAGGTGCCGCTGGACAGATAGAAGTTAATAAAACAACTGCTGCAGCACTTATTGAAGAGTTAAAAAAAGCGGGTGTTAACTATCCTGTAATAGATAATCTTGAGACTAGTATTACAACTTCTGGAACAGAAGTTACTACATTAGCCACCGCCTTAATGGAGGCCTATACTGCAGGGAAAAACAGTGCTTCAGCTGTTGAGGAAGCAAAGGCGAATAATAGTCCTGACAATATAGAAGCCTGTAAGCAGATAATCGAAAATGCAAAAGCAGCCATAGAAGCTGCTCTTGCTTTAGCTCCAAACTCTCCTATAGCTAAAGCAGCTCAAAAGGAACAACAACAAGCGGCAAAAGATATCGGTAAAGTTAAGCCCAGTGGGGGTAGTGATGTTCCTATCGGAGGACCTGGAGCTCCTGGTAGTGTGGGGACTTCTCAAAATCGTGGTGCTACCCTAGGGGAAGTACGTGTATCGATGTTACTTGCTGATGTTGATAACGAAACCGCAGCAATAATCATGCAAGGTTTCAGAAATATGATTGATAACTTCCATGCGCAAAACTCTGATTTTATAGCACCACTGGAAGATGTTATGAATCAAGTAACCGACTTATCAACTCAGATCAACCCTGCGGATGCAGAGGCTACAGCGCAACTACAAGAAATACAACAAGCTCTACAAGATGCGCTTCAAGGAACGGCAGGTCAAGACGGCATGATCAATGCCTTGGGAGCTATAACAACAGCAGCTTCAATTTCTACAGGAGCTCCAATTGCTTCTGCAAATCAAGGTGGATCAGCTGTAAAGCAGCTTTACAAAACAGGATCTACTGCTTCTAGTTCTAAATCTTATGCCGATTCTTTATCTGCGGGTTATGACGCATATCAATCTCTGAATGATGTTTACTCACGAAGTAATGCATCTAATCGTGAGGTTTTAGATCGTACATCTACTCCGGCATTAACGCAGACAGTTTCTAGAACAGAAACGCGACCTAGCGATAATGATAACGCTGCTCAACGTTTCGCAAGAACTATAGCTGGAAATAGTAATACTCTTGGGGACGTTTATGCGTCGGTAGGTGTGTTGCAAACATTGCTAGGCGTATTACAAAATAATCCTCAAGCGAATGAAGAAGAAATCAAACAGAAGCTGACAGCGGTGATTACAAAAGCTCCGCAGTCAGGTTATCCTCATGTACAGCTTTCTAACGATGCTACGCAGAAGTTTATCGCTAAACTTGAGGATGAATTTTCTCGGGGATCAAAAAGACTTGCTGAAGCAAAAGAAGCTGCATTTGAGAAACAGCCTCTGTTTATCCAGCAGGTATTAGTGAACGTAGCTTCATTATTCTCTGGATACCTACAGTAA
- a CDS encoding exodeoxyribonuclease V subunit gamma: MNATKHSQAIFSNSPIHLLAKLAEDLFSTYQQPFTKRWILVANTEIGHWLRRELTNATSNHIFMGSTIFSSSDSLVKHLFTEVCHEKPLIPDYITLPLFIHELLNITHPPVDLPLKELLLEPSYNSTKSLAAIFKKFYTFSQAPSEKNRYHKDLFSQLDKHFIPTNKIFSSILDALDSEKQNRSLHIFGYSHLPKHFATFFTELSNFFPVYFYCFSPSREYFGDLLSDKSIDFLWRQLEDQANRDAWGHYILADRQALLANLSHKSQASQNFFLDKEVHYSEAFVTPQETTSLGVLQSNLFHLRPNAPEDTLDKEQTVTISKALNPSREVHEVFLKISSLLHKGVLPEEIFILSSQLETYEVYLKAVFQPHLPLYFTNTTSPYAGDLKEKFLLLSSILQTQGNLYRLLQLLIHPQLQNSIDISKTPYLLKRLSSEWEKLFKGDGTHIQSLGDTILNEYPFVEEYGKVSQIEIWERILPLLYDLQKLIDIYSTNMTQAYEAHFTHIISSLESIFVLSSEELSLIASLRNSIFPTFSSSKCSLMFFTDFCLDFFDRFCGNSPIYDKPGPYVGSLGDLSFIPKSYTFILGANKHTQAIDLLDLVDSTTQEELVFSSSENEENFHFLQTLVSTKHELHISYQSSAHNPVLPTAYVNYLREALNLSVTHLPSKAYAPSLFSKENLVHISQEYHYKLAQAFCSIKEPLPSLFQIPKNTTNLPLHLSVSQIIRALSSPLDFFLKSNYHVSLRSPATLEIREKLFPTKKQVMSFWENHLSNIPEDVPNNYQSSFSKDLFASYNKLIKKWLEKVRLNPLTDPYSVIFSSSLFHDHLRDQDRVLPPVCANLNNKEIFLHGTFFGVFSKGIYSCSIDPGAKTRKVAKKTRAIPDNSFEMQNYLKAYIAIAMLQRSDAITKHAIIRNITSQDHFEDLPVPFSDPEKYLNRVLQVYQMIKEHPIPLISSECWKFLDNAEKFHESIHAAIETDANNPALSLFWKFHNRNYQDQFIVAEEQRLLILSLFKDTDEAV, encoded by the coding sequence ATGAACGCGACCAAACATAGTCAGGCAATTTTTAGCAACTCGCCCATTCATCTATTAGCTAAACTTGCAGAAGATCTATTTTCTACCTATCAACAGCCATTTACTAAAAGATGGATTCTTGTTGCCAATACAGAAATAGGGCATTGGCTACGTAGAGAACTTACTAATGCTACGAGTAACCACATTTTCATGGGGTCGACTATTTTCTCTTCTTCAGACTCCCTTGTCAAACATTTATTCACTGAAGTTTGTCATGAAAAACCGTTAATTCCTGACTATATAACACTTCCTCTATTTATACACGAGCTGCTAAATATTACTCATCCCCCCGTTGATCTTCCACTGAAAGAACTTCTTTTAGAACCCTCTTACAACTCAACAAAGAGTCTAGCGGCTATTTTTAAAAAATTTTATACATTCTCGCAAGCGCCTTCTGAAAAAAATCGCTATCATAAAGACTTGTTTTCTCAATTAGATAAACACTTTATTCCTACTAACAAGATCTTTTCTTCGATATTAGATGCTTTAGATTCTGAAAAACAAAATCGTTCTTTGCATATCTTTGGCTATTCTCATTTACCTAAGCATTTTGCAACTTTTTTTACGGAATTAAGTAATTTTTTCCCGGTATACTTTTATTGCTTTTCACCAAGTCGAGAATATTTTGGAGATTTACTTTCTGATAAATCTATTGATTTCTTATGGCGTCAGCTCGAGGATCAAGCCAATAGAGATGCTTGGGGACATTATATTTTAGCGGACAGACAAGCATTGCTTGCCAATCTCTCGCATAAATCCCAAGCATCTCAAAATTTCTTTTTAGACAAGGAAGTGCATTATAGCGAAGCTTTCGTGACTCCTCAAGAAACAACATCTTTAGGCGTTCTACAAAGCAATCTATTTCACTTACGCCCCAATGCACCTGAGGACACTCTAGATAAAGAACAAACTGTAACTATCAGCAAAGCTTTAAACCCTTCTAGAGAAGTTCATGAAGTATTTTTAAAGATTTCTTCTCTATTACATAAAGGTGTACTTCCTGAAGAAATCTTTATTTTGTCTTCTCAATTAGAAACCTACGAGGTGTATTTAAAAGCAGTATTCCAACCTCATCTACCTCTATACTTCACAAACACTACATCTCCATATGCTGGGGATTTAAAAGAAAAGTTTTTACTCTTATCATCTATTCTGCAAACACAGGGCAATCTCTACCGCCTACTTCAACTACTCATTCATCCACAACTACAAAATTCTATAGATATCAGTAAAACTCCCTATCTTTTGAAAAGACTTTCTAGTGAATGGGAAAAGCTTTTCAAAGGAGACGGGACTCATATACAAAGCTTGGGTGATACTATTTTGAATGAATACCCTTTTGTTGAAGAATATGGGAAGGTAAGCCAAATAGAAATTTGGGAACGCATTCTTCCTTTGCTCTATGATCTACAGAAACTTATAGATATTTACTCCACAAATATGACTCAAGCTTACGAGGCACATTTTACCCACATTATATCTTCTTTAGAGTCGATCTTTGTTTTATCTTCCGAAGAGCTATCCTTGATAGCATCTCTTAGAAATTCTATTTTCCCAACATTTTCTTCTTCAAAATGTTCTTTGATGTTTTTTACTGATTTTTGTTTGGATTTCTTTGATCGTTTTTGTGGAAACAGTCCTATTTATGATAAGCCTGGTCCTTATGTAGGCTCCTTGGGAGACTTAAGCTTCATCCCTAAAAGTTATACATTTATTCTCGGAGCAAACAAACATACACAAGCTATTGATTTACTAGATCTTGTTGATTCAACAACTCAAGAAGAACTCGTGTTTTCTTCTTCAGAAAATGAAGAAAATTTCCATTTTCTTCAGACCTTAGTATCTACTAAACATGAACTTCATATTAGCTACCAATCTTCTGCTCATAACCCTGTTTTACCTACTGCATATGTGAATTATCTTCGAGAAGCTTTAAATTTATCCGTTACCCACCTTCCTTCTAAAGCCTATGCTCCTTCATTATTCTCCAAAGAAAACTTGGTGCATATCTCACAAGAATATCATTACAAACTTGCACAGGCGTTCTGCTCTATCAAAGAGCCTCTGCCTTCCTTATTTCAAATCCCTAAGAATACTACAAATCTTCCGCTTCATTTGTCTGTATCGCAAATAATCAGGGCTCTCTCTTCTCCATTAGATTTTTTTTTAAAATCCAATTATCATGTTTCTCTTCGATCTCCTGCGACCTTAGAAATTAGAGAAAAACTCTTCCCAACCAAAAAGCAAGTCATGTCATTTTGGGAAAATCATCTTTCGAACATACCTGAGGATGTTCCGAATAATTACCAATCCTCTTTTTCTAAAGATTTGTTTGCCTCTTACAATAAACTCATAAAAAAATGGTTAGAAAAGGTAAGATTAAATCCCCTGACAGATCCTTATTCAGTAATTTTTTCTTCTTCTTTATTCCATGATCATCTTCGTGATCAAGATCGGGTTCTCCCACCTGTTTGCGCAAATCTAAATAATAAAGAGATTTTTCTACATGGAACTTTCTTTGGTGTATTCTCTAAGGGTATATATTCATGTTCTATTGATCCCGGAGCTAAGACAAGAAAAGTAGCGAAGAAGACTAGAGCTATTCCAGACAACTCTTTTGAAATGCAAAATTATTTGAAGGCTTACATAGCTATAGCGATGTTACAACGATCCGATGCCATTACAAAACACGCAATTATAAGAAATATTACCTCTCAAGATCACTTCGAAGATCTGCCTGTTCCTTTTTCTGATCCCGAAAAATATTTAAATCGAGTCCTACAGGTATACCAAATGATAAAAGAGCATCCGATTCCTTTAATTTCTTCTGAATGCTGGAAATTTTTAGATAATGCTGAAAAGTTTCATGAATCTATACATGCTGCTATCGAAACAGATGCTAATAATCCCGCCCTATCGCTTTTCTGGAAATTTCATAATCGTAATTATCAAGATCAATTCATAGTTGCCGAAGAGCAACGTTTACTGATTCTTTCTTTGTTTAAGGACACAGATGAAGCCGTTTGA
- a CDS encoding rhodanese-related sulfurtransferase, with protein sequence MKKNYYALAYYYLNRVDNPQEEITLHKELFKNLDVSCRIYISEQGINGQFSGYQPDAEYYMNWLRQRPGFSNVKFKIHHIEENIFPRVTVKYRKELVALGCDVDLSTQGKHISPKEWHEKLEENRCLVLDVRNNYEWKIGHFENAVLPDIQTFREFPEYAERLSKEHDPESTPVMMYCTGGIRCELYSSLLLEKGFKEVYQLDGGVIAYGQAVGTGKWRGKLFVFDDRMAVPIDEADTDVAPIAKCSHCEADCDIYYNCANTDCNNLFICCENCIDSTKGCCSQECSEAPRIRSFSSSRGNKPFRRMHLCESAEEKEETPSCSCSH encoded by the coding sequence ATGAAAAAGAATTATTACGCTTTAGCTTATTATTATTTGAATCGTGTAGATAATCCTCAAGAGGAAATCACGTTGCACAAGGAACTATTTAAAAATTTAGATGTTTCTTGTCGTATCTACATATCTGAACAGGGAATTAATGGCCAGTTTAGTGGTTATCAACCCGACGCAGAATACTACATGAACTGGCTAAGACAGCGTCCTGGATTTTCAAATGTAAAATTTAAAATTCATCATATTGAAGAAAATATTTTCCCTCGTGTGACTGTGAAGTATCGCAAAGAGCTTGTGGCTCTTGGTTGTGACGTGGATCTTTCTACCCAAGGTAAACATATTTCTCCAAAAGAATGGCATGAGAAACTGGAAGAAAATCGCTGTCTAGTTCTAGACGTAAGGAATAATTACGAATGGAAAATCGGACATTTTGAAAATGCTGTTCTTCCAGACATTCAAACTTTCCGTGAATTTCCTGAGTATGCCGAACGGTTATCTAAGGAACATGACCCGGAATCCACCCCTGTGATGATGTATTGCACCGGCGGTATACGCTGCGAGTTATATTCTTCCCTGCTCTTAGAAAAAGGCTTTAAAGAAGTTTATCAACTCGATGGTGGCGTTATAGCCTACGGTCAAGCTGTGGGAACAGGTAAATGGCGAGGAAAATTATTCGTATTTGACGATCGTATGGCAGTGCCTATCGATGAAGCAGACACCGATGTAGCTCCCATTGCTAAATGCTCTCATTGTGAAGCTGACTGCGATATTTATTACAATTGTGCCAATACTGATTGCAACAACTTATTCATCTGTTGTGAAAATTGTATTGATTCAACAAAAGGATGTTGTTCTCAAGAATGTTCTGAAGCGCCGAGAATTCGCTCCTTCTCATCATCTAGAGGAAATAAACCTTTCCGTCGTATGCATCTATGTGAAAGTGCGGAAGAGAAGGAAGAAACCCCTAGCTGTTCTTGTTCACATTAA
- a CDS encoding lipid II flippase MurJ yields the protein MNKKDGQGSVASSLFNLLSGTFFSRVTGMLREIVMAAYFGADPLVAAFWLAFRTIFFLRKILGGPILGLAFIPHFEFLRAQDTSRAAFFFKSFSRFFCLNACAFTLVIEIGLGIWLYHAQGNTADVLQLTMILLPSGIFLMMYTVNSALLHCEKRFLSVGLAPAVVNALWILTVFLARHSDPRKRIVWLSVILVIGFILEWFVTVPGVRKFLGTATTPPKERDSIKALIVPLSLGLISMGVFQINLLTDMCLARYIHEVGPLYLMYSIRIQQLPVHLFGLGVFTVVLPSISRCVQEDNNEEGYELMKFALNLTVSVMVIMTVGLLLLALPGVRVLYEHGLFPTSAVHAIVQVLRGYSGSIIPMALIPLISVLFYARRHYTIPLVIGIIAAIANMILNVVFGCWLIKHVSGLAYATSIVSWAQLYFLWQYASKKHPAYSGLMWITFRRSIKVIGVACLAFTVTLGVNILTHTTYIIFLSPITPLAWSLSSFVAQSAAFFSESVIFLAFLFGFAKLLRVEDLVNLTSFQYWKGRRSSLHNSPVMQDSQN from the coding sequence ATGAATAAAAAAGACGGCCAAGGATCAGTAGCCAGCTCACTTTTTAATTTATTGTCAGGAACCTTTTTTAGTCGTGTAACAGGAATGTTACGTGAAATTGTGATGGCAGCTTATTTTGGGGCCGATCCTTTAGTAGCAGCTTTTTGGTTGGCATTCAGAACCATTTTCTTCTTAAGGAAAATTCTTGGAGGACCCATTCTAGGGCTAGCATTCATTCCTCATTTTGAATTTTTAAGAGCACAAGATACAAGTCGTGCTGCTTTTTTCTTTAAAAGCTTTTCAAGATTTTTTTGTCTTAATGCCTGTGCATTCACACTAGTTATCGAAATAGGACTAGGAATATGGTTGTATCATGCTCAAGGAAATACAGCTGATGTATTGCAGTTAACGATGATCCTTTTGCCATCAGGCATATTTCTTATGATGTACACGGTGAACTCAGCCTTGTTACATTGTGAGAAAAGATTTCTCAGCGTTGGCTTAGCTCCTGCTGTTGTCAACGCACTTTGGATTCTTACAGTATTCCTCGCAAGACATAGCGATCCAAGAAAACGCATTGTCTGGTTATCAGTAATTCTTGTTATCGGGTTTATTTTAGAATGGTTTGTTACTGTGCCTGGAGTAAGGAAATTTTTAGGAACGGCAACAACCCCGCCTAAAGAGCGGGATAGTATAAAAGCTTTAATAGTTCCGCTATCTTTAGGATTAATCTCCATGGGAGTTTTCCAGATAAATCTTCTAACTGATATGTGTTTGGCCCGCTACATACATGAAGTTGGCCCACTATACTTAATGTATTCCATACGAATCCAACAACTACCTGTACACCTGTTTGGTCTCGGAGTCTTTACTGTTGTGTTGCCTTCTATTTCTCGATGCGTTCAAGAAGATAATAACGAAGAAGGTTATGAACTTATGAAGTTCGCTTTGAATCTTACAGTTTCTGTAATGGTGATTATGACTGTGGGATTATTGCTCCTTGCTCTCCCCGGAGTTCGTGTGCTCTACGAGCATGGTTTATTTCCAACTAGTGCCGTACATGCTATTGTACAAGTCCTACGTGGGTATAGTGGAAGTATCATACCCATGGCGCTTATTCCTTTAATTTCTGTGCTTTTTTATGCACGGCGTCACTACACTATACCTTTAGTTATCGGAATTATAGCTGCTATAGCCAATATGATACTTAATGTAGTTTTCGGTTGTTGGTTGATAAAACATGTTTCAGGACTAGCTTACGCCACTTCTATTGTTTCTTGGGCGCAATTGTATTTTCTTTGGCAATATGCATCAAAAAAACATCCTGCATATTCTGGATTAATGTGGATCACATTTAGGCGTTCTATAAAAGTTATTGGGGTTGCATGTTTAGCTTTCACAGTTACTCTAGGGGTTAATATTCTTACACATACTACATATATAATTTTCCTTAGCCCTATTACACCACTAGCTTGGTCTTTATCATCTTTTGTAGCGCAAAGCGCTGCTTTTTTCTCTGAAAGCGTCATTTTCTTGGCTTTTTTGTTTGGTTTTGCAAAACTGCTTCGGGTAGAAGATCTTGTAAATTTAACATCTTTTCAATATTGGAAAGGACGCCGAAGCTCTTTGCATAATTCACCAGTTATGCAAGATAGTCAGAATTAG
- the rpsD gene encoding 30S ribosomal protein S4 has product MARYCGPKNRIARRFGANIFGRSRNPLLKKPHPPGQHGMQRKKKSDYGLQLEEKQKLKACYGMILEKQLVKAFKEVINKQGSVTKMFLERFECRLDNMVYRMGFAKTIFAAQQLVAHGHVLVNGRKVDRRSFFLRPGMQVSLKEKSRKLHSVQESLENKDESSLPSYISIDKSGFKGELLMSPEQDQMEAQLPLPVDISVVCEFLSHRT; this is encoded by the coding sequence ATGGCTCGATATTGTGGCCCTAAAAATAGAATAGCAAGGCGTTTTGGAGCGAATATTTTTGGAAGAAGCCGAAACCCTCTGCTCAAAAAGCCCCATCCTCCAGGTCAGCACGGTATGCAGAGAAAGAAAAAGTCTGACTACGGTCTTCAACTTGAGGAAAAGCAAAAATTAAAAGCTTGCTATGGCATGATTTTGGAAAAGCAGCTTGTCAAGGCTTTCAAAGAAGTTATTAATAAACAAGGCAGTGTCACGAAGATGTTCTTAGAAAGATTCGAATGTCGCCTGGACAACATGGTTTATCGCATGGGATTTGCTAAGACTATTTTTGCAGCACAGCAGTTAGTTGCTCACGGTCACGTATTAGTAAATGGGAGAAAAGTAGATAGAAGATCCTTTTTCCTACGTCCTGGAATGCAGGTTTCTCTAAAAGAAAAGTCTAGAAAGTTACATTCGGTTCAAGAATCTTTAGAAAATAAAGATGAAAGCTCTTTGCCATCCTACATTTCTATAGATAAGAGTGGGTTTAAAGGAGAACTTTTAATGTCTCCAGAACAAGATCAAATGGAAGCACAACTTCCTTTGCCTGTTGACATTTCTGTTGTTTGTGAGTTCTTATCTCACAGAACATAA